In the genome of Cellvibrio sp. KY-YJ-3, one region contains:
- the rlmN gene encoding 23S rRNA (adenine(2503)-C(2))-methyltransferase RlmN — MTEVSSSISSAGAVAAEGSAKMNLLGLPEAKLIAFFESIGEKKFRAIQVMKWIHQLGADNFDDMTNVSKDLRAKLKNIAEIRLPEVVQQFDSTDGTRKFLIRVTGGSVIETVFIPDGDRGTLCVSSQVGCSLDCSFCATGKQGFNRDLTAAEIIGQVWIAAKSFGQLQANGPRRVTNVVMMGMGEPLLNFDNVVDSMNLMMHDNAYGISKRRVTLSTSGVVPQLDRLSQYTDACLAISLHAPNDELRNELVPINRKYPIAMLLDSAKRYIEAMPDTHRKITIEYTLIDQVNDRPHHAHELAELLRDVPVKINLIPFNPFNLSNYKRVSNNALRKFQDILMEAGYITTVRTTRGDDIDAACGQLAGQVNDVTRRSERYKAQFDEVQAVKIVNQ; from the coding sequence ATGACTGAAGTATCCAGCTCCATTTCTTCCGCCGGTGCGGTTGCTGCAGAGGGCTCTGCCAAAATGAATTTATTGGGCCTGCCAGAAGCCAAGTTGATCGCGTTTTTTGAATCTATTGGTGAGAAAAAATTTCGCGCGATTCAAGTGATGAAGTGGATTCATCAGCTTGGCGCTGACAACTTTGATGACATGACCAATGTCAGCAAGGATTTGCGCGCAAAGTTAAAAAATATTGCCGAAATTCGCCTGCCGGAAGTAGTACAACAATTTGACTCTACCGACGGCACGCGTAAGTTTTTGATCCGTGTGACTGGCGGCAGTGTGATTGAAACCGTGTTTATTCCCGATGGTGATCGAGGCACTTTATGTGTGTCGTCGCAGGTGGGATGCTCGCTGGATTGCAGTTTTTGCGCCACGGGTAAGCAGGGTTTTAACCGCGATTTAACCGCCGCTGAAATTATCGGCCAAGTCTGGATTGCCGCCAAATCATTTGGCCAATTACAAGCTAATGGCCCGCGTCGCGTGACCAATGTGGTGATGATGGGCATGGGTGAACCGCTGCTCAATTTCGATAATGTTGTCGACTCAATGAATTTAATGATGCACGACAATGCCTACGGTATTTCCAAACGCCGCGTGACCTTGAGCACCTCGGGTGTGGTGCCCCAGCTTGATCGTTTAAGTCAATATACTGATGCTTGTCTGGCTATTTCATTACACGCGCCCAACGATGAGCTGCGCAATGAGTTGGTGCCTATCAATCGCAAATATCCTATTGCGATGCTGCTCGATTCGGCCAAACGTTATATCGAAGCGATGCCCGATACCCATCGCAAAATTACTATCGAATACACCTTAATCGACCAGGTGAATGATCGCCCACATCACGCCCATGAATTGGCAGAACTGCTGCGTGATGTTCCGGTTAAAATTAATTTAATTCCGTTTAATCCCTTTAACTTATCTAACTACAAGCGAGTGAGTAATAACGCACTGCGCAAGTTTCAGGATATTTTAATGGAAGCAGGTTACATCACGACTGTGCGCACCACGCGTGGTGACGATATTGATGCAGCTTGCGGTCAATTGGCGGGCCAAGTGAACGATGTGACAAGGCGTAGCGAGCGATACAAAGCACAGTTTGATGAGGTGCAAGCAGTAAAAATTGTTAATCAGTAG
- the ndk gene encoding nucleoside-diphosphate kinase → MAVEQTLSIIKPDAVRKNVIGAIVTRFEQAGLKIVAQRMMQLSRAQAEGFYAEHHGKPFFDGLVEFMTSGPVVVQVLSGENAIALNRELMGATDPAKAAPGTIRADYADAISTNAVHGSDSPTSAAREIAYFFASNEVNLR, encoded by the coding sequence ATGGCTGTTGAACAAACCTTATCAATCATAAAACCCGATGCGGTGCGTAAGAATGTGATCGGTGCGATAGTCACTCGTTTTGAACAGGCGGGGCTTAAAATAGTAGCTCAACGCATGATGCAATTGAGTCGTGCTCAGGCAGAAGGCTTTTATGCCGAACATCACGGCAAACCATTTTTTGATGGGCTGGTAGAGTTCATGACCTCAGGTCCTGTCGTTGTCCAAGTTTTATCGGGCGAAAATGCGATAGCACTGAACCGTGAGTTGATGGGCGCAACAGATCCTGCCAAGGCGGCCCCCGGAACTATTCGTGCGGATTATGCCGACGCTATCAGTACCAATGCTGTGCATGGCTCTGACTCGCCTACATCTGCTGCGCGTGAAATTGCTTATTTCTTCGCGAGCAATGAAGTTAATCTTCGTTAA
- a CDS encoding SufE family protein, translated as MTQFGIDVTAEDILDTLGFFDNWEERYKYIIDLGKELPPMDESLRTEQYLVRGCQSQVWLVDEWRAGKLFFQADSDAFIVKGLLGVVLAAFNGKTPGEILAFDIDAYFAHLDLLQHLSSTRGNGLKAMVKRIQERASNVH; from the coding sequence ATGACCCAATTTGGTATAGATGTAACGGCTGAGGATATATTGGATACCCTCGGCTTCTTTGATAACTGGGAAGAGCGCTACAAGTACATTATCGATCTGGGTAAAGAGTTACCACCAATGGATGAGTCGCTGCGTACGGAGCAGTATCTGGTGCGCGGCTGTCAAAGTCAGGTTTGGTTGGTGGATGAGTGGCGCGCTGGCAAGCTGTTTTTTCAGGCCGACAGTGATGCCTTTATAGTCAAAGGTTTGCTAGGGGTAGTGCTGGCGGCCTTTAATGGCAAAACTCCGGGTGAGATATTGGCTTTTGATATTGATGCCTATTTTGCCCATTTGGATCTGTTGCAGCATCTGAGTTCAACCCGCGGCAATGGCCTCAAGGCGATGGTAAAGCGGATTCAAGAGCGCGCAAGCAATGTGCACTAG
- the sufT gene encoding putative Fe-S cluster assembly protein SufT → MSERRMVVAQADCPARRVPDGTPLTIPEGTFVTITQALGGNYTLTYHGQMVRVDGTDAHLLGLEPTSIEFPPPVNDLILEEQVWQALGSVFDPEIPVDLVNLGLIYGVKIDQQAKQVDIQMTLTAPACGMGPVLVGDVEYRVRLVPNVKSVRVELVFDPPWQRHMMSEEAQLQTGMFY, encoded by the coding sequence ATGTCTGAACGACGTATGGTGGTAGCCCAGGCAGATTGCCCAGCGCGGCGGGTGCCTGACGGCACCCCGCTGACTATCCCTGAAGGCACCTTTGTCACCATCACCCAGGCGTTGGGTGGCAATTACACCCTGACTTATCACGGCCAAATGGTGCGGGTGGATGGCACTGATGCCCATTTATTGGGACTTGAACCCACCAGTATTGAATTCCCGCCACCGGTGAATGATTTAATCCTGGAGGAGCAGGTCTGGCAGGCGCTGGGCAGTGTGTTTGATCCGGAAATCCCGGTGGATCTGGTCAATCTGGGGCTGATCTATGGCGTGAAAATCGATCAGCAGGCCAAACAGGTCGACATCCAAATGACCCTGACTGCACCCGCTTGTGGCATGGGGCCGGTTTTGGTGGGCGATGTTGAATACCGTGTGCGCCTGGTGCCCAATGTCAAGTCGGTTAGGGTGGAGCTGGTGTTTGATCCGCCCTGGCAGCGCCATATGATGAGCGAAGAAGCCCAGCTGCAAACCGGCATGTTTTACTGA
- a CDS encoding iron-sulfur cluster assembly accessory protein, whose amino-acid sequence MSIASFNPQQDTVIVTSAAAAHFKRQLSASKEASAVRLSVKQSGCTGWMYVVDLVAEAGADDLHVPLETGVELLVDAKSLSVVSGTEIDYVTEGVNRQLKFNNPRAKDYCGCGESFSVN is encoded by the coding sequence ATGAGTATCGCTTCATTTAACCCGCAGCAGGACACAGTTATTGTCACCTCCGCGGCGGCGGCACACTTCAAACGGCAGCTGAGCGCGAGTAAAGAGGCTTCAGCGGTGCGTTTGAGTGTGAAACAAAGTGGCTGTACCGGCTGGATGTATGTGGTCGATCTGGTGGCTGAAGCCGGTGCCGATGATTTGCATGTGCCGCTGGAGACGGGTGTTGAATTGTTGGTGGATGCCAAGAGTTTATCGGTGGTCAGTGGTACTGAGATCGACTATGTGACTGAAGGTGTCAATCGCCAACTCAAGTTCAACAACCCGCGCGCCAAAGATTACTGCGGCTGTGGTGAAAGTTTTAGTGTTAATTAA